A stretch of the Lolium perenne isolate Kyuss_39 chromosome 3, Kyuss_2.0, whole genome shotgun sequence genome encodes the following:
- the LOC127326943 gene encoding uncharacterized protein isoform X2 — protein MDASWASLFPASFLFLLVKAVLDAVHLHDGQLVRLLLPLVAMTAAKHSTFPAGPPPPQQAGVSFNSPLKLSSSDQSLFCVLDWMVFRNRERYLLISNRSTCFFPDRITKW, from the exons ATGGACGCGAGCTGGGCGAGCTTGTTCCCTGCCTCGTTTCTTTTCCTCCTAGTCAAGGCCGTTCTCGACGCTGTCCATCTCCACGACGGCCAGCTTGTCCGCCTCCTGTTGCCGCTCGTTGCCATGACCGCCGCCAAGCACTCGACCTTCCCCGCTGGTCCGCCCCCTCCGCAACAAGCCGGCGTCTCCTTCAACTCCCCG CTGAAACTATCTTCATCAGATCAAAGCCTATTCTGCGTCTTGGATTGGATGGTGTTCAGAAATCGCGAGCGCTACCTTTTGATCAGCAACCGGAG cacttgcttcttcccggataggatcacgaagtggtga